The following proteins are encoded in a genomic region of Actinomadura sp. NAK00032:
- a CDS encoding MFS transporter: MAFPVMLRSLRHHNYRLWAVADFVSITGTWMQVLALNWLILSITGSATSVGLGLVLQALPTMLIGPWGGVIADRLPARYIVAAGQVVQAVLSALLAVIAAGDPSGTGGLYAITLVSGVATALTSPALGRFGAEVVGPEDLSNGLALGSVLSSGGRILGMSLAGIVIPLAGVPGAFAVNAVSFLGVLGAIALMRGGELHRLPPAEPGERGIAAGLRYVLASPRLLIMFGLAFVLGSLGRNYQVTMAAMSQGPLGAGAAGYGALSVAFAVGTVLGGVYAASRARLPLRLLLVTAALCGAGQMLSGGAPDLLLFGAAMLPIAACAVVFDTTVATRVQLDSPGGLRGRVIAAQGMVGAASGAFGGPALGALCDTLGPRAALLLAGAVSLAAALAAAYGLARLRRARAAAPAAAPAAAQPVPALADA, from the coding sequence TTGGCGTTCCCGGTGATGCTGCGCTCGCTGCGCCATCACAACTACCGGCTGTGGGCCGTGGCCGACTTCGTCTCGATCACCGGGACGTGGATGCAGGTCCTGGCGCTGAACTGGCTCATCCTGTCGATCACCGGCTCGGCGACGAGCGTCGGTCTCGGCCTCGTCCTGCAGGCCCTGCCGACGATGCTGATCGGGCCGTGGGGCGGGGTGATCGCAGACCGGCTGCCCGCCCGGTACATCGTGGCGGCCGGCCAGGTGGTCCAGGCGGTGCTGTCGGCCCTGCTCGCGGTGATCGCGGCGGGGGACCCGAGCGGCACCGGCGGGCTGTACGCGATCACGCTGGTCTCCGGCGTCGCCACCGCGCTGACCTCGCCCGCGCTCGGCCGGTTCGGCGCCGAGGTGGTCGGTCCCGAGGACCTGTCCAACGGCCTCGCGCTCGGCTCGGTGCTCAGCTCCGGCGGCCGCATCCTCGGGATGAGCCTCGCCGGGATCGTGATCCCGCTCGCCGGGGTGCCGGGCGCGTTCGCGGTGAACGCCGTGAGCTTCCTCGGCGTGCTCGGCGCGATCGCGCTGATGCGCGGCGGCGAGCTGCACCGGCTGCCGCCCGCCGAGCCGGGGGAGCGCGGCATCGCGGCGGGCTTGCGCTACGTGCTCGCCTCGCCCCGGCTCCTGATCATGTTCGGGCTGGCGTTCGTGCTCGGCAGCCTCGGCCGCAACTACCAGGTCACCATGGCCGCGATGAGCCAGGGCCCGCTCGGCGCGGGCGCCGCCGGGTACGGCGCCCTGTCGGTGGCGTTCGCGGTCGGCACCGTCCTCGGCGGCGTCTACGCCGCCTCCCGCGCCCGCCTCCCGCTCCGGCTGCTGCTGGTCACCGCGGCGCTGTGCGGCGCCGGGCAGATGCTGAGCGGCGGCGCCCCGGACCTGCTGCTGTTCGGCGCCGCGATGCTGCCGATCGCGGCCTGCGCGGTCGTGTTCGACACCACCGTCGCCACCCGCGTCCAGCTGGACAGCCCCGGCGGGCTGCGCGGCCGGGTGATCGCCGCGCAGGGCATGGTCGGCGCGGCGTCCGGCGCGTTCGGCGGCCCGGCCCTCGGCGCGCTCTGCGACACCCTCGGACCCCGCGCGGCCCTGCTCCTCGCCGGCGCCGTCAGCCTCGCCGCCGCGCTGGCCGCCGCCTACGGCCTGGCCCGCCTGCGCCGCGCCCGCGCGGCCGCTCCCGCCGCGGCTCCGGCCGCCGCGCAGCCCGTCCCGGCCCTCGCCGACGCCTGA
- a CDS encoding acyl-CoA thioesterase II, producing MSDGITRMFELTPLGEDAFLATSPPVGRPRLFGGQVAGQSLRAACLTADGRPPHSLHAYFIRPGTPDEPLRFDVARTRDGRSFSTRHVTASQGGKPILELIASFHAPEDGFDWQLPGPADAPGPEGLPAPELPSFFKHPVGFDIRVVDPPADGEFPMPHPFWIRASAPVGDDPALHACLIAYLSDMAVVSSARAPGSPRRLATAVTLDHAMWFHRPPRADQWLLYSVDPVTNHGARGLARGTLHTLDGTLLVSVAQEALLRPES from the coding sequence ATGAGCGACGGCATCACGCGGATGTTCGAGCTGACACCGCTCGGCGAGGACGCGTTCCTCGCCACCTCGCCGCCCGTGGGGCGGCCGCGGCTGTTCGGCGGGCAGGTGGCCGGGCAGAGCCTGCGCGCCGCGTGCCTGACCGCGGACGGGCGCCCGCCGCACTCCCTGCACGCCTACTTCATCCGCCCGGGGACGCCGGACGAGCCGCTGCGCTTCGACGTGGCCCGCACCCGCGACGGCCGCTCGTTCTCGACCCGGCACGTCACCGCGAGCCAGGGCGGCAAGCCGATCCTGGAGCTGATCGCCTCGTTCCACGCCCCCGAGGACGGCTTCGACTGGCAGCTCCCCGGGCCGGCGGACGCGCCCGGGCCGGAGGGGTTGCCCGCACCGGAGCTCCCGTCGTTCTTCAAGCATCCGGTCGGCTTCGACATCCGGGTCGTGGACCCGCCCGCCGACGGCGAGTTCCCGATGCCGCACCCGTTCTGGATCCGGGCGTCCGCGCCGGTCGGCGACGACCCCGCGCTGCACGCCTGCCTGATCGCCTACCTGTCGGACATGGCGGTGGTGAGCAGCGCCCGGGCGCCCGGCTCGCCGCGGCGGCTCGCCACGGCCGTCACCCTGGACCACGCCATGTGGTTCCACCGCCCGCCGCGGGCCGACCAGTGGCTGCTGTACTCGGTGGACCCGGTCACCAACCACGGCGCCCGCGGGCTCGCGCGGGGAACGCTCCACACCCTCGACGGCACCCTGCTGGTCTCGGTGGCCCAGGAGGCGCTGCTGCGCCCGGAGTCCTGA
- the pgi gene encoding glucose-6-phosphate isomerase, whose amino-acid sequence MADITESPEWSALAEHHAALAGRHLRDLFADDPGRVDRMTVTAGDLHLDYSKHRATSETVALLTALAERAGLRARIEAMFTGEHINVSEDRAVLHTALRLPPGEALTVDGQDVAGDVHAVLDKMADFAGRVRSGEWTGFTGKRITTVVNIGIGGSDLGPAMAYEALHDFADAGVSCRFVSNIDPADIVGKLAGLDPEQTLFVISSKTFGTLETLTNAKVARQWLVDRLGDGAAVSRHFAAVSTNAERVAEFGIDTANMFGFWDWVGGRYSFDGAIGLSLMIAIGGEAFREMLAGFREIDEHFRAAPFEANMPVLMGLLGVWYTDFFGAQTRAVLPYSQRLARFPAYLQQLTMESNGKSVRADGAPVVAQTGEIFWGEPGTNGQHAFYQLLHQGTRLVPADFIGFAEPFADPAVDGPAGMHDLLTANMLAQTSALAFGKTAEEIAAEGTPAAVVPHKVMPGNRPTSTILAPKLTPKTLGSLVALYEHIVFVEGTIWGIDSFDQWGVELGKVMAMDLAPALTSAEPPAQAPDPSTAALVRRYRELRDRRV is encoded by the coding sequence ATGGCAGATATCACCGAGTCGCCCGAGTGGTCCGCGCTGGCCGAGCACCACGCGGCGCTCGCCGGGCGGCACCTGCGCGACCTGTTCGCGGACGATCCGGGGCGCGTCGACCGCATGACGGTGACCGCGGGGGACCTCCACCTGGACTACTCCAAGCACCGCGCCACGAGCGAGACGGTGGCGCTGCTCACCGCGCTCGCCGAGCGGGCCGGGCTGCGCGCCCGGATCGAGGCGATGTTCACCGGGGAGCACATCAACGTCAGCGAGGACCGCGCCGTCCTGCACACCGCGCTGCGGCTCCCGCCCGGCGAGGCCCTCACCGTGGACGGCCAGGACGTCGCCGGCGACGTGCACGCCGTCCTGGACAAGATGGCCGACTTCGCCGGGCGCGTCCGCTCCGGCGAGTGGACCGGGTTCACCGGCAAGCGGATCACGACCGTCGTCAACATCGGCATCGGCGGCTCCGACCTCGGCCCCGCCATGGCCTACGAGGCCCTGCACGACTTCGCGGACGCGGGCGTCTCCTGCCGGTTCGTCTCCAACATCGACCCCGCCGACATCGTCGGGAAGCTCGCCGGCCTCGACCCCGAGCAGACCCTCTTCGTCATCAGCTCCAAGACGTTCGGGACGCTGGAGACCCTCACCAACGCCAAGGTCGCGCGGCAGTGGCTCGTCGACCGGCTCGGCGACGGCGCGGCCGTGTCCCGGCACTTCGCCGCCGTGTCCACCAACGCCGAGCGGGTCGCCGAGTTCGGCATCGACACCGCCAACATGTTCGGCTTCTGGGACTGGGTCGGCGGCCGGTACTCCTTCGACGGCGCCATCGGCCTGTCCCTGATGATCGCGATCGGCGGCGAGGCGTTCCGCGAGATGCTCGCCGGGTTCCGCGAGATCGACGAGCACTTCCGCGCCGCGCCGTTCGAGGCCAACATGCCGGTGCTGATGGGCCTGCTCGGCGTCTGGTACACCGACTTCTTCGGCGCGCAGACCCGCGCCGTGCTGCCCTACAGCCAGCGGCTGGCCCGCTTCCCCGCCTACCTCCAGCAGCTCACGATGGAGTCCAACGGCAAGTCGGTGCGGGCCGACGGGGCGCCCGTCGTCGCGCAGACCGGCGAGATCTTCTGGGGCGAGCCCGGCACCAACGGCCAGCACGCCTTCTACCAGCTGCTGCACCAGGGCACCCGGCTCGTCCCCGCCGACTTCATCGGGTTCGCCGAGCCCTTCGCCGACCCCGCCGTCGACGGGCCCGCCGGGATGCACGACCTGCTGACCGCGAACATGCTGGCGCAGACGTCGGCGCTCGCGTTCGGCAAGACCGCCGAGGAGATCGCCGCCGAGGGGACGCCCGCCGCGGTCGTCCCGCACAAGGTCATGCCGGGCAACCGGCCGACCAGCACGATCCTGGCGCCCAAGCTCACCCCGAAGACCCTCGGGTCCCTCGTCGCCCTCTACGAGCACATCGTGTTCGTCGAGGGGACGATCTGGGGCATCGACTCCTTCGACCAGTGGGGCGTCGAGCTCGGCAAGGTCATGGCGATGGACCTCGCGCCCGCGCTCACCTCGGCCGAGCCGCCCGCGCAGGCGCCCGACCCGTCCACGGCCGCGCTCGTGCGCCGCTACCGGGAGCTGCGCGACCGGCGGGTCTGA
- a CDS encoding EF-hand domain-containing protein — MTTRPTEDDLLALFTRADLGGDRKLDLMEFTLVLDELGLAWTRAETQDRFERADGNLDGFISYEEFRAIMKSQGWAEGPLPGARA, encoded by the coding sequence ATGACGACACGACCGACCGAGGACGACCTTCTTGCGCTGTTCACCCGCGCGGACCTCGGCGGCGACCGGAAGCTCGACCTGATGGAGTTCACGCTCGTCCTGGACGAGCTTGGCCTCGCCTGGACGCGCGCCGAGACGCAGGACAGGTTCGAGCGGGCGGACGGCAACCTCGACGGGTTCATCTCCTACGAGGAGTTCCGCGCGATCATGAAGTCCCAGGGCTGGGCCGAGGGGCCGCTGCCGGGCGCCCGCGCCTGA
- a CDS encoding sugar isomerase domain-containing protein, which yields MPEATRTQLPDRVRTLLDDLDETSGKAVDAAAALLLESVEADGIVHVAGAGHSLAMVFETFYRAGGLAAVRPVWDPGVFPLDNAVRSTRVEREAGVGRAVVAKAAPAPPDVAVVFSTSGSNPYPVEVAAECRARGVPVVAVTSARAARGAAARTATSLADHADIVLDTRVPPGDVLHPAAAPRTAAASTILAAYAWSRVLAALDDLAAARGAQLPRWTSANVPGGDEVNAALFARYRHRIPELTGDEQP from the coding sequence ATGCCTGAAGCCACCCGGACGCAGCTCCCCGACCGGGTGCGGACCCTGCTGGACGACCTCGACGAGACGTCGGGCAAGGCGGTCGACGCCGCCGCGGCGCTGCTCCTGGAGTCGGTCGAGGCCGACGGGATCGTGCACGTCGCCGGGGCGGGGCACTCCCTCGCCATGGTGTTCGAGACGTTCTACCGGGCGGGCGGCCTCGCCGCCGTCCGCCCGGTCTGGGACCCGGGGGTGTTCCCGCTCGACAACGCGGTGCGCAGCACCCGCGTCGAGCGGGAGGCGGGGGTGGGGCGCGCCGTGGTCGCGAAGGCGGCGCCCGCCCCGCCGGACGTGGCGGTGGTGTTCTCCACCAGCGGCAGCAACCCCTACCCCGTCGAGGTGGCGGCGGAGTGCCGGGCGCGGGGCGTGCCGGTCGTCGCGGTGACCTCGGCGCGGGCCGCGCGGGGCGCGGCGGCGCGGACGGCGACGTCGCTGGCCGACCACGCCGACATCGTGCTGGACACCCGCGTCCCGCCCGGCGACGTACTGCATCCGGCGGCGGCGCCGCGGACGGCGGCGGCCTCCACGATCCTCGCCGCGTACGCGTGGTCGCGGGTGCTCGCCGCGCTGGACGACCTCGCGGCGGCGCGCGGCGCGCAACTCCCCCGCTGGACGAGCGCGAACGTCCCCGGCGGCGACGAGGTGAACGCCGCGCTGTTCGCGCGCTACCGGCACCGCATCCCCGAGCTGACGGGGGATGAACAGCCGTAA
- a CDS encoding PTS sugar transporter subunit IIA, with the protein MTSHSEGAAPRTPRQPPVVIAATDGVVAADWREAVRKAASALVDAGAAGEGYPDACVRVVEENGPYIVLTKGLALVHARPEEGGLAVGVGVTRLASPVEFGHPDNDPVDLLLAFCTPDPDAHVGVLAGLARALSGGLADRLRAASGQDDLARILKEAVPDA; encoded by the coding sequence CCCCGGACCCCCCGGCAACCGCCCGTGGTGATCGCCGCCACCGACGGCGTCGTCGCGGCGGACTGGCGGGAGGCCGTCCGCAAGGCGGCCTCCGCGCTGGTCGACGCGGGCGCGGCGGGCGAGGGCTATCCGGACGCGTGCGTCCGCGTGGTGGAGGAGAACGGCCCGTACATCGTGCTGACCAAGGGCCTGGCGCTCGTCCACGCCCGCCCCGAGGAGGGCGGGCTGGCGGTCGGCGTCGGCGTGACCCGGCTGGCGTCGCCGGTCGAGTTCGGCCATCCCGACAACGACCCGGTCGACCTACTGCTCGCGTTCTGCACGCCCGACCCCGACGCGCACGTCGGCGTCCTCGCGGGGCTGGCGCGCGCGCTGTCGGGCGGCCTGGCCGACCGGCTCCGCGCCGCGTCCGGCCAGGACGATCTGGCCCGCATCCTGAAGGAGGCCGTGCCCGATGCCTGA